One genomic region from Geotrypetes seraphini chromosome 13, aGeoSer1.1, whole genome shotgun sequence encodes:
- the LOC117347283 gene encoding ubiquinol-cytochrome-c reductase complex assembly factor 2 isoform X1 — protein sequence MAASRYRRFLKLCEEWPLDNTKWGRDLGAFLRERVAQAFREGESTQISDPETCDQIYDSLARINSNFYRYKYPRLRDTSFTEVTVEECRMVLATDSLTQMEEAKKGLWKKLKEKFSQKNTEEGSK from the exons ATGGCAGCCTCACGCTACCGCCGCTTCCTGAAGTTGTGTGAGGAATGGCCACTGGACAACACCAAATGGGGCCGGGATCTGGGCGCCTTCCTGAGGGAGCGGGTGGCACAGGCTTTCCGAGAAGGAGAGAGCACACAG ATTTCTGACCCAGAAACATGTGACCAGATATATGACAGCTTAGCCAGGATCAATAGCAACTTCTACAGGTATAAG TATCCACGCCTGAGGGACACAAGTTTCACTGAAGTAACTGTGGAAGAGTGCCGGATGGTTCTAGCCACAG ACAGCTTGACGCAAATGGAAGAGGCCAAGAAGGGACTCTGGAAGAAACTGAAGGAGAAGTTCAGCCAGAAAAACACTGAAGAAGGAAGCAAATAG
- the LOC117347283 gene encoding ubiquinol-cytochrome-c reductase complex assembly factor 2 isoform X2 — MAASRYRRFLKLCEEWPLDNTKWGRDLGAFLRERVAQAFREGESTQISDPETCDQIYDSLARINSNFYRYKYPRLRDTSFTEVTVEECRMVLATDVPSCF, encoded by the exons ATGGCAGCCTCACGCTACCGCCGCTTCCTGAAGTTGTGTGAGGAATGGCCACTGGACAACACCAAATGGGGCCGGGATCTGGGCGCCTTCCTGAGGGAGCGGGTGGCACAGGCTTTCCGAGAAGGAGAGAGCACACAG ATTTCTGACCCAGAAACATGTGACCAGATATATGACAGCTTAGCCAGGATCAATAGCAACTTCTACAGGTATAAG TATCCACGCCTGAGGGACACAAGTTTCACTGAAGTAACTGTGGAAGAGTGCCGGATGGTTCTAGCCACAG atgttcctagCTGCTTTTAG